Proteins encoded by one window of Apus apus isolate bApuApu2 chromosome 17, bApuApu2.pri.cur, whole genome shotgun sequence:
- the KIF19 gene encoding kinesin-like protein KIF19 — MKALGDSEDQQLAVALRIRPMSAAELAGGARPIAHRLDQQIVVLQDPTEAPRDVLHSGRSREKSYVFDMAFDSLATQETVYCATTRGLIEGVISGYSATVFAYGPTGCGKTYTMLGTNSEPGICARALGDLFQAIKDTSGDTEYEVTMSYLEIYNEMIQDLLNPSQGHLQLREDASGTIRVPGITEISAISAEEVLQLLARGTRQRRQEPTAANRSSSRSHAVLRVTVRRRHRGLHRGLHRGRALRHGHLVMVDLAGSERAAQTQNRGQRMKEGAHINRSLLALGNCIKALSGQASTKHINYRDSKLTRLLKDSLGGNSYTVMIAHISPASSAFQETCSTLTYACRAKSIRTTAEPVRRLRQSQGHPRLEETPRHRSGSEEQREMPALLRRLHRLQMEPAEPRCRTRPESSPRHPQLMARPFRRHRALCARIILQQRQLLTGAPPGFTTLPPEPGVAPVDAHSLADHQLPVPRPLEELYKTYLQELAGELGDISTLEVGQGGPRPPLHTRKSTSLPKIPQASGTESSPDWDQEHVWAQSHEHPTPRWQGICSDTMCLTGDRHRWVSTTPHVHGAAAVAEGKGHPFPSSSTLIPMLKKPPQCHRATDHWKVSSSTKSIMAKAAQHWSHIPEGTHQSPPEPTEEQHGHMLWQAGSGDRLVGTATSPGAWWWVHKKDGGEPGKRGASPGGRRTFRRSRSFKVTSCEVGAGRGTGQEGHLQLPSPSIPLPAERPSWQPRHRKASPVPGAAHGIPVPVQPGARATGGGQDSALPVPNPPQGRDPNPEGLTW; from the exons ATGAAGGCTCTAGGGGACAGTGAGGACCAGCAGCTGGCA GTGGCTCTTCGCATCCGCCCGATGAGCGCGGCCGAGCTGGCGGGGGGGGCCAGGCCCATCGCCCACCGCCTGGACCAGCAG ATCGTGGTGCTGCAAGACCCCACAGAAGCCCCTCGTGATGTCCTGCACTCTGGCCGCTCCAGAGAGAAATCCTATGTCTTTGACATGGCTTTTGACTCCTTGGCCACCCAG GAGACTGTGTACTGTGCCACCACCCGGGGCCTCATTGAGGGCGTCATCTCTGGGTACAGTGCCACCGTCTTTGCCTATGGCCCAACCG gCTGTGGAAAGACCTACACCATGCTGGGCACCAACAGCGAGCCTGGCATCTGTGCCCGTGCCCTGGGTGATCTCTTCCAGGCCATCAAGGACACCAGTGGTGACACAGAGTATGAGGTCACCATGTCCTACCTcgag ATCTACAACGAGATGATCCAGGACCTGCTGAACCCCTCTCAGGGCCACTTGCAGCTGCGGGAGGACGCCAGCGGCACCATCCGGGTGCCCGGCATCACTGAAATCTCTGCCATCAGCGCTGAGGAG gtcctgcagctgctggcgCGGGGGAcccggcagcggcggcaggAGCCCACGGCTGCCAACCGCTCCTCCTCGCGCTCCCACGCCGTGCTGCGCGTCACCGTGCGCCGGCGGCACCGGGGGCTGCACCGGGGGCTGCACCGGGGCAGGGCGCTGCGCCACGGCCACCTCGTCATGGTCGACCTGGCAGGCTCGGAGCGGGCAGCACAG ACCCAGAACCGCGGGCAGAGGATGAAGGAGGGGGCTCACATCAACCGCTCGCTGCTGGCCCTGGGCAACTGCATCAAGGCCCTGAGTGGCCAAGCGAGCACCAAGCACATCAACTATCGTGACAGCAAGCTGACCCGCCTGCTCAAG GACTCGCTTGGGGGCAACAGCTACACGGTGATGATCGCCCACATCAGCCCGGCCAGCAGCGCCTTCCAGGAGACCTGCAGCACTCTCACCTATGCCTGCCGTGCCAAGAGCATCCGCACCACG GCAGAGCCGGTGCGGCGGCTCCGGCAGAGCCAGGGGCACCCGCGGCTGGAGGAGACCCCGCGGCATCGGAGCGGCTCGGAGGAGCAGCGGGAGATGCCGGCCCTGCTGCGCCGCCTGCACCGGCTGCAGATGGAGCCGGCAGAGCCGCGCTGCCGCACCCGGCCCGAGAGCAGCCCCCGGCACCCGCAGCTCATGGCACGGCCCTTCCGCCGGCACCGGGCCCTCTGCGCCCGCATCATCCTGCAGCAGCGGCAGCTCCTCACCGGTGC TCCCCCTGGTTTTACAACGCTGCCACCTGAGCCCGGTGTGGCACCTGTTGATGCGCATTCCTTGGCAGACCACCAGCTGCCTGTGCCACGGCCACTGGAGGAGCTGTACAAGACCTacctgcaggagctggctggggaaCTCGGGGACATCAGCACCCTCGAGGTAGGGCAGGGTGGGCCCAGACCCCCGCTGCACACTAGAAAGAGCACGTCCCTGCCCAAGATCCCACAGGCAAGTGGCACAGAGAGCTCACCAGACTGGGACCAGGAGCATGTGTGGGCACAGAGCCACGAGCACCCCACACCACGATGGCAGGGGATCTGCAGTGATACCATGTGCCTTACGGGGGACAGACACAGGTGGGTGTCCACCACCCCCCATGTGCacggggctgctgctgtggcagaggGTAAAGGGcatcccttccccagcagcagcaccctaATCCCCATGCTCAAGAAGCCCCCACAGTGCCACCGTGCCACAGATCACTGGAAGGTATCGAGCAGCACTAAGAGCATCATGGCGAAGGCTGCCCAGCACTGGTCTCACATCCCAGAGGGCACCCACCAGAGCCCACCAGAGCCCACAGAGGAGCAGCATGGCCACATGCTGTGGCAAGCTGGCAgtggggacaggctggtggGGACAGCCACATCCCCAGGTGCCTGGTGGTGGGTGCACAAGAAGGATGGTGGGGAGCCAGGGAAGAGGGGGGCATCACCAGGGGGCAGAAGGACATTTAGGAGGTCACGGTCCTTCAAGGTCACCAGCTGCGAGGTaggtgcaggcagggggacagggCAGGAAGGCCACCTCCAGCTCCCCTCGCCATCCATCCCTTTGCCAGCTGAGCGCCCATCCTGGCAGCCCCGGCACCGCAAGGCATCCCCCGTGCCAGGGGCTGCCCACGGGATCCCTGTCCCTGTGCAACCTGGTGCCAGGGCCACAGGTGGGGGACAGGACTCAGCCCTCCCAGTGCCAAACCCACCACAAGGCAGGGACCCAAATCCCGAGGGACTGACATGGTGA
- the DNAI2 gene encoding dynein axonemal intermediate chain 2 produces MELAYEYTRKRKDFGRPCNFSDWPARVTVDIPPDPSLASNFILRNPVDSSVQHVCEMALHEVNTERVEVASRGVNHVEGGWPKDINPQEPEQTARFRKKLEKDENYVNTILHLGTLMEHYVKQNNTVDIYEEYFEEGDVVELEDQPPYAKTINILRDPNVVKRTATRLSWNPNASEKLAVAYSNLQFQHSTKDMSFDSYIWDLGNPNEPELALSPSSPLVSLEYNPKDSNILLGGCYNGQMAYWDIRKGELPVEVSTVEFSHRDPVYGALWLQSKTGTDCFSASTDGQVLWWDIRKLSQPTEKVVLDISGRGSLKDSLGAVALEFEPTLPTKFMVGTEQGIVLACNRKAKTPQEKISGTFSGHIGPIYALTRNPFNPKIFLTVGGWAARIWSEEIKESAIMCTKNHPSYLMDGCWSTMKPAVFFTTRSDGTLDVWDFLFKQKDPSLSLKVCNEPLDSLRLQDSGCILACGSRMGTVTLLQISPGLCTLQKNEKNLANNMFERETRREKVLEARYRERRLKERAQSEGVGTEAEEFRQTPEEVFVDTRNRYFMIIEDELQRRMQETTVLYEVRQDEEGGKEEGGKEEGGKEEDEKEEDEKEEDVKEEAGKQEAGKQEAGKQEDGKEEDGKEKDGEENAAKEL; encoded by the exons ATGGAGCTTGCCTACGAGTACACACGGAAGCGCAAAGATTTCGGCCGACCCTGCAACTTCTCCGACTGGCCGGCCAGGGTGACCGTGGACATCCCCCCCgaccccagcctggccagcaaCTTCATCCTGAGGAACCCCGTGGACAGCAGCGTCCAGCACGTCTGCGAGATGGCCCTGCACGAG GTCAACACCGAGCGGGTGGAGGTGGCATCTCGCGGTGTGAACCACGTGGAGGGCGGCTGGCCCAAAGACATCAACCCTCAGGAGCCGGAGCAAACCGCGCGCTTCCggaagaagctggagaaagatGAGAACTATGTCAACACCATCCTGCACCTCGGCACC CTGATGGAGCACTACGTCAAGCAGAACAACACGGTCGACATCTACGAGGAGTATTTTGAGGAGGGGGACGTGGTGGAGTTGGAAGACCAGCCCCCCTACGCAAAAACCATCAACATCCTCAG GGATCCAAACGTAGTCAAGAGGACAGCCACACGTCTCTCCTGGAACCCCAATGCAAGCGAGAAACTGGCCGTGGCTTATTCCAACCTCCAGTTCCAGCACAGCACAAAGGACATGAGCTTTGATTCCTACATCTGGGATCTgg GAAACCCCAATGAGCCAGAGCTTGCTCTCTCACCATCCTCCCCTCTTGTCTCGCTGGAATACAACCCCAAAGACTCCAACATCCTGTTGGGAGGATGCTACAATGGGCAGATGG cttACTGGGACATCAGGAAAGGGGAGCTGCCCGTGGAGGTGTCCACTGTGGAGTTCAGCCACAGGGACCCCGTGTATGGAGCTCTCTGGTTGCAGTCCAAAACGGGCACCGACTGCTTCTCAGCCTCCACGGACGGGCAG GTCCTGTGGTGGGACATCCGCAAGCTGTCCCAGCCCACCGAGAAGGTGGTCTTGGACATCAGTGGGAGAGGGAGCTTGAAGGACTCTCTGGGTGCTGTTGCACTGGAATTCGAGCCCACCCTG CCCACCAAGTTCATGGTGGGCACAGAGCAAGGCATCGTCCTCGCCTGCAACCGCAAGGCCAAGACACCCCAGGAAAAAATCAGCGGCACCTTCAGCGGCCACATCGGACCCATCTATGCACTGACCAGGAACCCTTTTAACCCCAAGATCTTCCTAACGGTTGGTGGCTGGGCTGCTCGGATCTGGTCAGAGGAGATCAAGGAATCAGCAATTATGTGCACCAA GAACCACCCCTCCTACCTGATGGACGGATGCTGGAGCACCATGAAGCCGGCCGTCTTCTTCACCACCAGGTCGGATGGCACCCTAGATGTCTGGGACTTCCTCTTCAAGCAGAAGGACCCATCCCTCAGCCTGAAG gTCTGCAACGAACCCCTGGACAGCCTGCGCCTGCAGGACAGCGGCTGCATCCTCGCCTGCGGCTCCAGGATGGGCACGGTCACCCTGCTGCAGATCTCCCCTGGACTCTGCACCCTCCAGAAGAATGAGAAGAACTTGGCCAACAAC ATGTTCGAGCGGGAGACAAGGAGGGAAAAGGTCCTGGAGGCCCGGTACCGGGAAAGGCGGCTGAAGGAGCGTGCCCAGTCGGAGGGTGTGGGGACGGAGGCAGAGGAGTTCCGGCAGACCCCTGAGGAGGTGTTTGTTGACACCCGCAACAGGTACTTCATGATCATTGAAGACgagctgcagaggaggatgCAGGAGACAACTGTGCTGTACGAAGTGCGCCAGGACGAGGAGGGTGGAAAGGAGGAGGGTGGAAAGGAGGAAGGTGGAAAAGAAGAGGAtgaaaaggaggaggatgaaaaggaggaggatgtaaaggaggaggctggaaagcaggaggctggaaagcaggaggctggaaagcaggaggatggaaaggaagaggatggaaaagagaaggatgGAGAAGAGAACGCTGCCAAG GAGCTGTAG